In a single window of the Pseudodesulfovibrio profundus genome:
- the sqr gene encoding type III sulfide quinone reductase, selenoprotein subtype: protein MKKLVILGAGAGGTMVATKMREKLDPKEWKITVIDRDWKHHYQAGWLFVPFGIYTLDDCEKPKADFLHGVDFVQDTITNVDPEKKVVTCSGGKYEYDWCVVGTGCRIMPDEIDGMMDDWRGDIHDFYTPDGAEALFKKWKYMKEGRVVLNIAEMPIKCPVAPLEFVYLADWFFTVNGVRDNIEIELVTPLTGAFTKPVAAEILGRVCDEKNIKVTPNFTIDNVNVGKKVIEDVMGEEIPYDLLVAIPPNFGAQVLIDSGIADPMGYMDTDKHTLKSAQFENMYIIGDATNCPTSKAGSVAHYEADIVVDNLLREIDGEEPRPEYDGHSTCFIVSGYEKAYLIDFNYDVEPLPGKYPFPGLGPFALLGENHQNYWGKMMFKWAYFNLMLKGHELPLEPQMFMAGKMRHMAGK, encoded by the coding sequence ATGAAAAAACTGGTTATTCTCGGCGCCGGTGCCGGCGGAACCATGGTCGCGACGAAGATGCGCGAGAAATTGGATCCGAAAGAATGGAAAATCACTGTCATCGATCGTGATTGGAAGCATCACTACCAGGCCGGTTGGCTGTTCGTTCCTTTCGGAATCTACACTCTGGATGATTGCGAAAAGCCCAAGGCCGACTTCCTGCACGGCGTCGACTTTGTCCAGGACACCATCACCAACGTCGACCCTGAGAAGAAAGTCGTCACCTGCTCCGGTGGCAAGTACGAATACGACTGGTGCGTTGTTGGTACCGGTTGCCGCATCATGCCCGACGAAATCGACGGTATGATGGACGACTGGCGTGGTGACATCCACGACTTCTACACCCCTGACGGAGCAGAAGCTCTCTTCAAGAAGTGGAAGTACATGAAGGAAGGCCGCGTTGTTCTGAACATCGCTGAAATGCCTATCAAGTGCCCGGTTGCTCCGCTGGAATTCGTGTACCTCGCTGACTGGTTCTTCACCGTCAACGGCGTTCGTGACAACATCGAAATCGAACTGGTCACCCCACTGACCGGTGCATTCACCAAGCCGGTGGCTGCAGAGATCCTCGGCCGTGTCTGCGATGAGAAGAACATCAAAGTCACCCCGAACTTCACCATCGACAACGTCAACGTTGGCAAGAAAGTCATCGAAGACGTCATGGGCGAAGAAATCCCCTACGACCTGCTCGTCGCCATTCCGCCGAACTTCGGCGCCCAGGTGCTCATCGATTCCGGCATTGCCGATCCCATGGGCTACATGGACACCGACAAGCACACCCTGAAGTCCGCTCAGTTCGAGAACATGTACATCATCGGTGACGCCACCAACTGCCCGACCTCCAAGGCCGGTTCCGTTGCTCACTACGAGGCCGACATCGTTGTCGACAACCTCCTGCGCGAAATCGATGGCGAAGAGCCCCGTCCCGAATACGACGGTCACTCCACCTGCTTCATCGTTTCCGGTTACGAGAAAGCCTACCTCATCGACTTCAACTACGATGTTGAGCCGCTGCCTGGTAAGTACCCGTTCCCCGGTCTCGGACCCTTCGCCCTGCTGGGTGAAAACCACCAGAACTACTGGGGCAAGATGATGTTCAAATGGGCGTACTTCAACCTGATGCTGAAGGGACACGAGCTGCCGCTGGAACCGCAGATGTTCATGGCTGGTAAGATGCGCCACATGGCAGGCAAATAA
- a CDS encoding carbohydrate ABC transporter permease: MKFRKRHIGLLFYLLLLFLPIYWMLNMSLRTNADIMSTFALFPSDPTLMNYMKIFTDPSWYSGYINSIIYVTINTVISLLTALPAAYAFSRYRFIGDKHVFFWLLTNRMAPPAVFLLPFFQLYSTFNLIDTHFAVALSHCLFNVPLAVWILEGFMSGIPREIDETAFIDGYSFPRFFIRVFIPLIRAGIGVTAFFCFMFSWVELLLARTLTTTAAKPIAATMTRTVSATGLDWGLLAAAGILTIVPGALVIWFVRNHLAKGFALGRV; this comes from the coding sequence ATGAAGTTCCGCAAAAGACACATCGGACTGCTCTTTTATCTGTTGCTGTTATTCCTGCCCATCTACTGGATGCTCAACATGTCGCTGCGTACCAACGCCGACATCATGAGTACCTTCGCGCTGTTCCCCAGTGATCCGACACTGATGAACTACATGAAGATATTCACCGACCCATCCTGGTACTCTGGCTATATCAATTCAATAATATATGTGACCATCAACACGGTCATCTCGCTGTTGACGGCACTCCCGGCGGCCTACGCCTTCTCGCGCTACCGCTTCATCGGCGACAAGCATGTCTTCTTCTGGCTGCTGACCAACCGCATGGCACCGCCAGCCGTCTTCCTGCTCCCGTTCTTCCAGCTCTACTCTACGTTCAACCTCATCGACACGCACTTCGCAGTGGCATTGTCCCACTGCCTGTTCAATGTGCCGCTGGCGGTCTGGATTCTGGAAGGGTTCATGTCCGGTATTCCTCGCGAGATCGATGAAACCGCGTTTATCGACGGATACTCGTTCCCCCGCTTCTTCATTCGGGTGTTCATTCCGCTGATCAGGGCCGGAATCGGTGTCACCGCGTTCTTCTGCTTCATGTTCAGTTGGGTCGAGCTGCTGCTTGCCCGCACGCTGACCACCACCGCAGCCAAGCCCATCGCAGCGACCATGACTCGTACAGTCTCGGCCACCGGCCTTGACTGGGGCCTCCTGGCCGCAGCCGGAATCCTGACCATCGTCCCGGGCGCTCTGGTCATCTGGTTTGTCCGCAACCACCTCGCCAAGGGCTTTGCCTTGGGTCGAGTCTAA
- a CDS encoding FAD-dependent oxidoreductase, which yields MSERIVLIGAYEAALNGVMEYQRKHPDTEAIVIYPEFNPVPEFSCDVLERYLGRGIEFSEDLRASGVDTEAKRVIIRDHASGAEGSITYDKLIFAACAAPEEFDVPGDHIARIVRVGSHVDTTRLRPMDGTTLVIGSGLNLLMTVSVLLKHKKGSIEVILQNTGHLGKPMSEDLFAMVLHHLRESGVTIHEDHTLKQIEEVGSELKVTTDKGEFTASRVINAKTSLAVSYLAQEAGFETDKVGGIIVDGQLRTNINDVYACGGCASFISDMCKKPIPGTCIKFTEHRQSTALAKALEGTKARLFNPICTYSITLGDRTVAGAGLTVDAARECGFTPMSATAIQFDRAHFMPEADLMTLELVFDAPTRRVLGIQGMSKSGEALRGRISSVSAILAKRPSIDDIANLELAYSPPFASAMDVINTVANVADNMLAGINEGISATEFEALWQERENGDSFFLDCRELGNAKPFIEAHPAHWNHIPQGEIARRLSEIPEGKKIVLMCNTGTRSYEAQVTLKHAGFNDVANVDGGMTAVKQTGVKI from the coding sequence ATGTCAGAACGCATAGTCCTCATAGGAGCATATGAAGCAGCTCTTAATGGTGTCATGGAGTACCAACGCAAACATCCGGACACCGAAGCCATCGTTATTTACCCTGAATTCAATCCAGTTCCTGAATTCTCCTGCGACGTGCTTGAACGGTATCTGGGCCGCGGCATCGAATTTTCCGAAGACCTGCGCGCTTCTGGAGTCGACACTGAAGCCAAGCGAGTGATCATCCGAGATCACGCCAGTGGTGCTGAAGGTTCCATCACGTACGACAAGCTTATTTTCGCAGCGTGCGCAGCACCGGAAGAATTTGACGTCCCGGGCGACCATATTGCCAGGATAGTCCGTGTCGGGTCCCACGTTGACACTACCCGTCTGCGCCCCATGGATGGCACCACTCTCGTTATCGGGAGCGGCCTGAACCTTCTCATGACCGTTTCCGTGCTCCTCAAGCACAAGAAAGGTTCGATCGAAGTCATCCTTCAAAACACCGGGCATCTCGGCAAGCCCATGTCAGAAGATCTGTTCGCCATGGTGCTCCACCACCTGCGCGAATCAGGTGTCACCATCCATGAAGATCACACTCTGAAACAGATCGAAGAAGTCGGCAGCGAACTGAAAGTCACTACCGACAAGGGCGAATTCACAGCAAGCCGGGTCATCAACGCCAAAACAAGTCTGGCTGTTTCCTACCTTGCCCAGGAAGCAGGTTTTGAAACAGACAAGGTCGGCGGCATCATTGTGGACGGCCAGTTGCGAACCAATATCAACGATGTATACGCATGCGGCGGTTGCGCATCCTTCATCAGCGACATGTGCAAGAAGCCCATTCCCGGCACATGCATCAAATTTACCGAGCATCGCCAGTCCACAGCTCTCGCCAAAGCGCTGGAAGGCACAAAAGCCCGTCTGTTCAATCCGATCTGCACGTACTCCATTACACTAGGAGACAGGACTGTTGCCGGTGCAGGATTGACAGTCGATGCCGCACGCGAATGCGGATTCACCCCCATGAGCGCCACTGCCATTCAGTTTGATCGGGCCCACTTCATGCCCGAGGCAGACCTCATGACTCTGGAACTGGTTTTCGACGCTCCCACACGCCGAGTCCTCGGCATTCAGGGAATGAGCAAATCCGGTGAAGCGCTTCGCGGTCGAATCAGCTCTGTCTCGGCCATCCTTGCCAAGCGCCCAAGCATTGACGACATCGCCAATCTCGAACTCGCCTACTCCCCGCCATTTGCCTCGGCAATGGACGTGATCAACACCGTTGCCAACGTGGCGGACAACATGCTGGCCGGGATTAACGAAGGAATCAGCGCTACCGAATTTGAAGCTCTTTGGCAGGAGCGCGAAAACGGCGACAGCTTTTTCCTCGATTGCCGAGAGCTTGGCAATGCAAAGCCTTTTATCGAGGCCCACCCAGCCCATTGGAATCACATCCCCCAGGGGGAGATTGCTCGTCGGCTCAGCGAGATTCCCGAGGGAAAGAAAATAGTTTTGATGTGCAACACCGGCACTCGTTCATACGAGGCGCAGGTGACGCTCAAGCACGCTGGCTTCAACGATGTAGCCAACGTGGATGGCGGCATGACGGCCGTCAAACAGACCGGGGTGAAAATTTAA
- a CDS encoding response regulator, producing the protein MHAASNDTSPFTILLVDDEEDIRELLGMLLSDLGYLVRTAENGKTALDSFREQRPDIVLTDIKMPVMNGIELLRALKAEDDDVEVIMISGHGDMKLAIESLKYRAADFITKPIDDDILAISLEKVTEKLRLKRQVRNYTEHLERLVEEKTARVIELERQTAAEQIVDGLTSAMSIISEDVDESGLFNELPCFISIHSSDLKIVTANGLFEKRFGDLVGQSSRTVYSHFSGQGSCPAYEAIATKTGGRGSATLIGEDGTEFPAVVYTAPIKGHDGKVSLILEVAVDISEVNRLQKELTFAQRKYQHLFNQVPCYITLQDRDMRIVEANEHFMRDFGFDRGRTCHQAYKNRDAICEECPVQKTFADGERHQRETVVTSKSGEQYNILVWTAPVYNESGEIEHVLEVSTNITTIRKLQDQLTSLGIMLGSMSHGVKGLLTALDGGVYRVDSGLKKGDPERVEKGWKVVKHRLGHMKKMVMDILYYTKSREMELQETTLGTFADDLAAIVEAKADQHGIAFIKNFNQKDTRFVADTGALSSALVNFAENAVDACTFDRSKEEHCVRFKVHADETTVHFEITDNGTGMDDDTRENMFTLFFSSKGANGTGIGLFISNQIIERHYGTITVDSTVGKGTHFHVCLPVSQPETGSANDAITG; encoded by the coding sequence ATGCACGCAGCTTCCAACGATACCTCCCCCTTTACCATCCTGCTCGTGGATGACGAGGAAGATATTCGTGAATTGCTCGGAATGCTTCTGAGCGATCTCGGCTATCTGGTGCGTACAGCCGAAAACGGCAAAACAGCGCTTGATTCCTTTCGCGAACAACGCCCCGACATCGTCCTGACCGACATCAAGATGCCAGTCATGAACGGCATTGAACTGCTGCGTGCCCTCAAAGCGGAAGACGATGACGTCGAAGTGATCATGATCTCCGGTCACGGCGACATGAAACTCGCCATTGAGTCCCTCAAATACCGGGCAGCCGACTTCATCACCAAGCCCATCGACGACGACATCCTTGCCATATCACTCGAAAAGGTAACCGAAAAGTTGCGGTTGAAGCGACAGGTTCGTAACTACACCGAGCATCTTGAGCGGCTGGTAGAGGAAAAAACGGCTCGTGTTATCGAGCTGGAACGCCAGACAGCTGCCGAGCAGATCGTGGACGGTCTGACCAGCGCCATGTCCATCATCTCTGAGGATGTCGACGAATCCGGCCTGTTCAACGAGTTGCCCTGTTTCATTTCCATCCACTCGTCCGATCTCAAGATCGTCACCGCTAACGGTTTGTTCGAGAAACGATTTGGTGACCTTGTGGGCCAGTCCAGCCGCACCGTTTACAGTCACTTTTCCGGGCAGGGCAGTTGTCCCGCCTACGAAGCTATTGCCACCAAAACCGGGGGACGAGGTTCTGCCACATTGATAGGGGAGGACGGGACCGAGTTCCCCGCGGTGGTATACACCGCTCCCATCAAAGGACATGATGGCAAGGTTTCGCTGATTCTGGAAGTGGCTGTTGATATTTCCGAAGTGAATCGGCTGCAAAAAGAGCTGACATTTGCACAGCGCAAATACCAGCACCTGTTCAATCAGGTCCCCTGCTACATCACCCTTCAGGATCGGGACATGCGCATTGTGGAGGCCAACGAACACTTCATGCGCGATTTTGGTTTTGACCGGGGCAGGACCTGCCATCAGGCGTACAAAAATCGTGACGCGATTTGCGAAGAATGTCCGGTTCAGAAAACCTTTGCCGACGGAGAGCGTCACCAACGTGAAACCGTAGTGACCTCCAAATCCGGCGAGCAGTACAACATCCTCGTCTGGACAGCCCCTGTCTACAATGAATCCGGTGAGATAGAGCACGTACTCGAAGTTTCCACCAACATTACCACTATCCGAAAGCTCCAAGACCAGCTCACAAGTCTCGGTATCATGCTTGGTTCCATGTCACATGGTGTGAAAGGTTTGCTGACTGCCCTTGATGGCGGTGTCTATCGTGTGGATTCCGGCTTGAAAAAAGGCGACCCGGAACGCGTTGAAAAGGGATGGAAGGTCGTCAAGCACCGCCTTGGGCACATGAAGAAGATGGTCATGGACATCCTTTATTATACGAAGTCCCGAGAGATGGAACTACAGGAAACCACCCTTGGCACATTTGCCGATGACCTTGCTGCAATAGTCGAGGCCAAGGCTGACCAACATGGCATCGCCTTCATCAAGAATTTCAACCAGAAAGACACTCGTTTTGTAGCGGATACAGGAGCCCTGTCGTCCGCTCTGGTCAATTTCGCGGAGAACGCCGTTGATGCCTGCACCTTTGACCGATCCAAGGAAGAGCACTGCGTACGATTCAAGGTGCATGCCGATGAAACCACCGTCCATTTTGAAATAACGGACAACGGTACGGGGATGGATGACGACACGAGAGAAAACATGTTCACCCTCTTCTTTTCATCTAAAGGCGCCAACGGCACAGGCATCGGTCTGTTCATCTCGAACCAGATCATCGAGCGCCACTATGGGACCATCACCGTCGATTCCACCGTGGGCAAAGGAACACATTTTCATGTTTGCCTGCCAGTCTCGCAACCCGAGACAGGTAGTGCCAATGATGCCATAACCGGCTGA
- a CDS encoding DUF1641 domain-containing protein, translated as MTNEAIMERLDKIEENIAFLTERAKATEELKNDLSPIVHDGFKVLMHEFGSIEHGFQLEDLTEFIKKAMVSFKNMTYMLDKMEDAIDLWKTIEPLMHSSVPQLIQYMDSLEQRGVFDTYRAMIEIRAQVAETYGPENLRNMGDSFVFLIGMLEKLGDPKVRMMIEGAANAFSELDLTEVKPTGPIGMVSGMASKDAKRGLGVMLEMTKTLGKIGLEVPKVDEKAAEKAAMAAEAAETKKASK; from the coding sequence ATGACAAACGAAGCCATTATGGAACGCCTCGACAAGATCGAGGAAAATATCGCGTTCCTGACGGAACGCGCCAAAGCTACCGAAGAGTTGAAGAACGACCTGTCGCCGATCGTACATGACGGCTTCAAAGTTCTGATGCACGAGTTCGGCAGCATTGAGCACGGTTTCCAGCTTGAGGATCTCACCGAGTTCATCAAGAAGGCCATGGTCTCTTTCAAGAACATGACCTACATGCTGGATAAGATGGAAGACGCCATTGACCTGTGGAAGACCATTGAACCGCTGATGCACTCTTCCGTGCCCCAGTTGATTCAGTACATGGACTCCCTGGAACAGCGCGGCGTTTTCGACACCTACCGTGCAATGATTGAAATCCGTGCTCAGGTCGCTGAGACCTACGGCCCGGAAAACCTCAGAAACATGGGCGACTCCTTCGTCTTCCTCATCGGTATGCTCGAGAAGCTCGGTGATCCGAAGGTCCGCATGATGATCGAAGGCGCAGCCAATGCGTTCTCCGAACTGGATCTCACGGAAGTCAAGCCCACCGGTCCCATCGGCATGGTCTCCGGTATGGCCTCCAAGGACGCCAAGCGCGGCCTGGGTGTCATGCTCGAAATGACCAAGACCCTTGGCAAGATCGGTCTGGAAGTCCCCAAAGTGGATGAAAAGGCTGCTGAAAAAGCTGCAATGGCCGCGGAAGCTGCCGAGACTAAAAAAGCATCCAAGTAA
- a CDS encoding ABC transporter substrate-binding protein gives MKLRRLLMTGMLTIAFLSLASVGMADMKAAEKWIDTEFQPSTLSKAEQMKEMEWFIKAAAPFKGMEIKVVSETIPTHEYESRVLAKAFYEITGIKVTHDLIQEGDVIEKLQVQFQSGENVFDAYINDSDLIGTHFRSGHVVNLTDWMTGEGKDVTLPTLDIDDFMGKSFTTGPDGKLYQLPDQQFANLYWFRYDWFNKPELKKAFKAKYGYELGVPVNWSAYEDIAEFFTNDVREIDGKAVYGHMDYGKKAPDLGWRFTDAWLSMAGAGDKGLPNGKPVDEWGIRVDGCKPVGSSVARGGAANGPAAKYALRKYMEWLRLYAPPGALGMDFYQSLPSLAKGNVAQQIFWYTAFTSSMVESRSKGNMTVDDQGFPLWRMAPSPHGPYWEEGQKLGYQDCGSWTLLKSTPVQRRKAAWLFAQFCVAKTVSLKKTHVGLTPIRDSDIRHQSFTDRAPKLGGLVEFYRSPARVAWTPTGTNVPDYPKLSQLWWQNIGEAVAGEVTVDTAMDNLAEEQDKILMRLERANILGECGPKLNKPRDESYWLKQPGSPKAKLDNEKPQGETVNYDQLLKAWKDGRVK, from the coding sequence ATGAAGTTGCGGCGTTTATTGATGACAGGAATGTTGACTATAGCATTCCTCAGCCTCGCAAGTGTCGGCATGGCCGACATGAAGGCTGCCGAAAAGTGGATCGATACGGAGTTCCAGCCTTCGACCTTGTCGAAAGCAGAACAAATGAAGGAAATGGAGTGGTTCATAAAAGCCGCTGCCCCCTTCAAAGGCATGGAAATCAAAGTTGTTTCCGAAACCATCCCAACCCACGAGTACGAATCCAGGGTACTCGCCAAAGCCTTTTATGAAATCACCGGCATCAAGGTCACCCATGACCTGATCCAGGAAGGTGACGTCATCGAAAAACTCCAGGTTCAGTTCCAGTCCGGCGAGAACGTCTTTGATGCATACATCAACGACTCCGACCTGATTGGTACCCACTTCCGCTCCGGTCACGTTGTCAACCTGACCGACTGGATGACCGGCGAAGGCAAGGACGTTACCCTGCCGACTCTGGACATCGACGACTTCATGGGCAAGTCCTTCACCACCGGTCCTGACGGCAAGCTCTACCAGCTTCCTGACCAACAGTTCGCGAACCTGTACTGGTTCCGTTACGACTGGTTCAACAAGCCTGAACTGAAGAAGGCCTTCAAGGCCAAGTACGGCTACGAACTGGGTGTTCCGGTCAACTGGTCCGCTTACGAAGATATCGCCGAATTCTTCACCAACGACGTTCGTGAAATCGACGGCAAGGCTGTTTACGGCCACATGGATTACGGCAAGAAAGCTCCTGACCTCGGTTGGCGCTTCACCGATGCATGGCTCTCCATGGCCGGTGCTGGCGACAAGGGCCTCCCCAATGGTAAGCCCGTTGATGAATGGGGCATTCGCGTTGACGGCTGCAAGCCTGTCGGCTCCTCTGTTGCCCGTGGTGGCGCCGCCAACGGCCCTGCTGCCAAGTACGCCCTGCGCAAGTACATGGAATGGCTCCGTCTGTATGCTCCTCCGGGCGCATTGGGCATGGACTTCTACCAGTCCCTCCCGTCCCTGGCCAAGGGTAACGTTGCTCAGCAGATCTTCTGGTACACCGCCTTCACATCTTCCATGGTCGAATCCCGCTCCAAGGGTAACATGACCGTTGACGATCAGGGCTTCCCCCTGTGGCGCATGGCTCCGTCCCCGCACGGTCCCTACTGGGAAGAAGGCCAGAAGCTCGGTTATCAGGACTGCGGTTCCTGGACCCTGTTGAAGTCCACTCCGGTCCAACGCCGTAAGGCTGCATGGTTGTTCGCGCAGTTCTGCGTCGCCAAGACCGTTTCGCTGAAGAAGACCCACGTTGGTCTGACTCCGATCCGTGACTCCGACATCCGTCACCAGTCCTTTACCGATCGCGCTCCCAAGCTTGGCGGTCTGGTGGAATTCTACCGTTCCCCGGCCCGTGTTGCATGGACCCCGACCGGCACCAACGTTCCTGACTACCCCAAGCTCTCCCAGCTGTGGTGGCAAAACATCGGTGAAGCTGTTGCCGGTGAAGTTACCGTCGACACCGCCATGGACAACCTCGCCGAAGAACAGGATAAGATCCTGATGCGTCTTGAACGCGCTAATATCCTTGGCGAATGCGGACCGAAGCTGAACAAGCCTCGCGACGAATCCTACTGGTTGAAGCAGCCCGGTTCCCCGAAGGCAAAGCTCGACAACGAGAAGCCCCAGGGTGAAACGGTCAACTACGACCAACTGCTGAAGGCATGGAAGGATGGCCGCGTTAAGTAA
- a CDS encoding response regulator yields the protein MAKKVLIIDDDPAIVEFLEDFLQDNDFETVSAFNGAEGLEKLESEKPDLVTLDMDMPEKGGTLFYAGLRKNESLKDTPVVVISGVGPRPPALHKSVPVITKPIDGDALLGHLSTLLA from the coding sequence ATGGCTAAGAAAGTTTTGATCATCGACGATGATCCCGCAATCGTGGAGTTCCTGGAAGATTTTCTGCAGGATAACGACTTTGAAACTGTCTCTGCATTCAATGGTGCCGAGGGGTTGGAAAAGCTGGAATCCGAAAAACCTGATCTTGTGACCCTGGACATGGACATGCCTGAAAAAGGCGGCACCCTGTTCTACGCGGGTCTCCGTAAAAACGAATCTCTCAAAGATACTCCCGTGGTGGTGATCAGCGGCGTAGGGCCGCGTCCTCCGGCATTGCACAAATCCGTGCCGGTCATCACCAAACCCATCGACGGCGATGCATTGCTGGGCCACCTCAGCACCCTGCTTGCCTAA
- a CDS encoding DUF2160 domain-containing protein, with translation MNLEWMAWTPVTAGFFTFIVLMLIGMTIWEVVSPTVARRGFLPLTTTRGDRLFISLLGSAYIHLAWVGLTTFPVWVATIIAVCFLIIIMRWG, from the coding sequence ATGAATCTTGAATGGATGGCATGGACACCGGTCACTGCCGGTTTCTTCACCTTCATCGTACTCATGCTTATCGGCATGACCATATGGGAAGTGGTGTCTCCCACTGTGGCCCGACGCGGATTTCTGCCGCTGACGACCACCCGTGGAGACCGATTGTTCATCAGCCTGCTTGGCAGTGCATATATCCACCTCGCGTGGGTCGGTCTGACCACCTTCCCGGTTTGGGTGGCAACGATTATCGCCGTATGTTTTCTCATCATTATCATGCGATGGGGATAA
- a CDS encoding RrF2 family transcriptional regulator: MKLSARSRYATRLLLDLALRETDSPQRTTILSESTGITVQFIEQILRPLKKAELITSVRGAAGGHILNQDPAKITVGEIVRIMEGGISLTDCVTDDGLCKRSPICLTRKVWQRASRVLEQELDSITLADLMKDPDGIKLDD; encoded by the coding sequence ATGAAATTATCCGCACGATCCCGCTACGCAACACGGCTCCTGTTGGACCTTGCTCTGCGTGAGACCGATTCACCGCAGCGTACTACCATCCTCTCTGAATCAACCGGGATAACCGTTCAGTTCATAGAACAGATCCTTCGCCCTCTAAAGAAAGCCGAATTGATCACATCAGTTCGAGGTGCAGCCGGTGGACACATTCTCAATCAGGACCCAGCAAAAATTACCGTTGGTGAAATCGTCAGAATCATGGAAGGCGGTATCAGCCTTACCGACTGTGTGACCGATGACGGACTCTGCAAACGGTCCCCAATCTGTCTGACTCGCAAGGTGTGGCAGCGAGCATCACGGGTTCTGGAGCAGGAACTCGACTCGATCACTTTGGCCGACCTTATGAAAGACCCTGATGGGATCAAACTCGACGATTAA
- a CDS encoding carbohydrate ABC transporter permease, which yields MNKWENNRAWFLVLPVFVIVAFSAIIPLMTVVNYSVQDIFGPGQRFFVGVEWFREVLLDERLHDALLRQLAFSCMVLLIEMPLGIIIGLMMPKKGWAASACLVILALPLLIPWNVIGTIWIIFTRPDIGLFGAFVNGLGIGFDHTANGLHAWITLMLMEVWHWTPLVALLAYAGLRSIPEAYYQAAKIDGASPLAIFRYIQLPKMRGVLTIALLLRFMDSFLIYAEPFVLTGGGPGNSTTFLSIYLVKIAVGQFDLGPAAAFSLIYFLIILLFCWLFYNALQAVGTGDK from the coding sequence ATGAATAAATGGGAAAACAACAGAGCCTGGTTCCTGGTCCTTCCGGTCTTCGTGATTGTCGCCTTTTCCGCAATCATACCGCTTATGACCGTCGTGAACTACTCGGTTCAGGATATTTTCGGCCCGGGACAACGATTTTTTGTCGGGGTTGAATGGTTTAGGGAAGTCCTCCTTGATGAACGCCTTCATGATGCTCTTCTGCGTCAGTTGGCGTTTTCTTGTATGGTCCTCCTGATAGAAATGCCCCTTGGGATCATCATCGGCCTCATGATGCCAAAAAAAGGATGGGCAGCCTCTGCCTGTCTGGTCATTCTGGCCCTGCCGCTGCTGATCCCCTGGAACGTCATCGGCACCATCTGGATCATCTTCACCAGACCGGATATCGGGCTGTTCGGCGCCTTCGTCAACGGTCTTGGTATCGGCTTCGACCATACCGCCAACGGGCTGCATGCGTGGATCACGCTCATGCTCATGGAAGTGTGGCACTGGACGCCGCTCGTTGCGCTGCTCGCCTATGCCGGGCTTCGCTCGATCCCCGAAGCCTATTATCAGGCAGCCAAGATTGATGGCGCATCCCCGCTGGCCATATTCCGATATATCCAGTTGCCCAAGATGCGAGGCGTACTGACCATTGCCCTGCTGCTCCGGTTCATGGACTCGTTCCTCATTTATGCGGAACCCTTTGTCCTGACCGGCGGTGGCCCCGGCAACTCGACGACCTTCCTGTCCATCTACCTTGTAAAGATCGCTGTCGGCCAGTTCGACCTTGGTCCGGCTGCCGCATTCTCGCTCATCTACTTCCTTATCATCCTGCTGTTCTGCTGGCTGTTCTACAACGCCCTGCAGGCCGTGGGCACGGGGGATAAATAA